The following are from one region of the Halosolutus amylolyticus genome:
- a CDS encoding 50S ribosomal protein L6, translating to MRVELEIPENVSVEIDHLDVTVDGPEGTVSRRLWYPDVTVELEDDTVVIESEAEDAKTNATVGTFESHITNAFHGVTEGWEYKMEVFYSHFPMQVRSEGDEVVIENFLGEKAARRTTIHGETEVAVDDEKLVLSGPDKEDVGQTAADIEQLTRVSGKDTRVFQDGVYITEKPAKGGA from the coding sequence ATGCGAGTCGAACTGGAAATCCCCGAAAACGTATCCGTCGAGATCGACCATCTCGACGTGACCGTCGATGGACCGGAAGGCACCGTGTCGCGGCGTCTCTGGTACCCCGACGTGACCGTCGAGCTCGAGGACGACACCGTGGTGATCGAAAGCGAGGCCGAGGACGCAAAGACCAACGCGACCGTCGGCACGTTCGAGAGCCACATCACCAACGCCTTCCACGGCGTGACCGAGGGCTGGGAGTACAAGATGGAAGTCTTCTACTCTCACTTCCCGATGCAGGTCCGCTCGGAGGGCGACGAGGTCGTCATCGAGAACTTCCTCGGCGAGAAGGCAGCGCGACGAACGACTATCCACGGTGAGACCGAGGTTGCCGTCGACGACGAGAAACTCGTCCTGTCCGGCCCCGACAAGGAGGACGTCGGACAGACGGCGGCGGACATCGAGCAGCTGACGCGCGTCAGCGGCAAGGACACCCGCGTCTTCCAGGACGGGGTCTACATCACCGAGAAACCCGCCAAAGGAGGTGCCTGA
- a CDS encoding 30S ribosomal protein S5, with product MSGNNYNDDGWEPVTRLGRKVQEGDIDTMEAALNSGLPLKEPEIVDQLLPGLDDEVLDINMVQRMTDSGRRVKFRCVVAVGNRDGFVGYAEGRDDQVGSAIQKAIGIAKLNIIQVPRGSGSWEDRSDRPHSLTRRTTGKAGSVEVELIPAPEGLGLAASDTVRAVIELAGIENAWTKSHGNTRTTVNLAKATFNALENASQSRHPQRRPNREEPEVAE from the coding sequence ATGAGTGGAAACAACTACAACGACGACGGATGGGAGCCCGTCACCCGCCTCGGGCGGAAGGTCCAGGAGGGTGACATCGACACGATGGAGGCCGCTCTCAACTCGGGACTCCCGCTGAAGGAACCCGAGATCGTCGATCAGCTCCTCCCCGGACTGGACGACGAAGTGCTGGACATCAACATGGTCCAGCGAATGACCGACTCCGGACGCCGCGTGAAGTTCCGCTGCGTCGTCGCCGTCGGCAACCGCGACGGCTTCGTCGGCTACGCGGAAGGCCGGGACGACCAGGTCGGCTCCGCCATCCAGAAGGCGATCGGCATCGCGAAACTGAACATCATCCAGGTCCCGCGCGGCTCGGGCTCGTGGGAGGACCGATCGGATCGGCCCCACTCGCTGACCCGACGCACGACGGGCAAAGCCGGCTCCGTCGAGGTCGAACTCATCCCCGCCCCCGAAGGGCTGGGACTGGCCGCGAGCGACACCGTTCGCGCGGTCATCGAACTCGCGGGCATCGAGAACGCCTGGACCAAGAGCCACGGCAACACCCGAACGACGGTCAACCTCGCGAAGGCGACGTTCAACGCGCTCGAGAACGCCTCGCAGTCGCGCCACCCGCAGCGGCGACCGAACCGGGAAGAACCGGAGGTGGCTGAGTGA
- a CDS encoding 30S ribosomal protein S17, which yields MAIGLDVETPPEPENPEEYDYEKCPFYGELPVRGQILEGQVVSTDMEKTVVVEREYDVAVPKYDRYMKRRSRIPAHVPGVLEPLSVGDTVKIAETRPLSKTKSHVVVEVTQEATAEDIAELTSQAEPEPELSDEDLAAGEDEGDQ from the coding sequence ATGGCAATAGGATTAGACGTTGAAACCCCTCCGGAACCGGAAAACCCGGAGGAATACGACTACGAGAAGTGTCCGTTCTACGGCGAGCTTCCCGTTCGAGGGCAGATCCTCGAAGGGCAGGTCGTCTCGACGGACATGGAGAAGACCGTAGTCGTCGAACGAGAGTACGACGTGGCGGTCCCGAAGTACGACCGCTACATGAAGCGACGCTCGCGCATCCCGGCCCACGTACCGGGCGTGCTCGAGCCGCTCTCGGTCGGTGACACGGTCAAGATCGCAGAGACCCGACCACTGTCGAAGACCAAATCGCACGTGGTCGTCGAAGTAACCCAGGAAGCGACCGCCGAGGACATCGCCGAACTCACGAGCCAGGCCGAGCCTGAGCCGGAGCTCTCGGACGAGGACCTCGCCGCGGGCGAAGACGAGGGTGATCAGTGA
- a CDS encoding 50S ribosomal protein L32e, which produces MADDEQESAADEPQELEDISGVGASKADALRDAGFESIEDVKEADQDDLAEADGVGNALAARIKADVGDLEVSEETEAEIEDEAAEEEEPEEDVETELQPRGLTEKTPDLSEDEQRLLDRRRNVSKPQFNRQDYHKKKRTPESWRRPRGQLSKQRKGVKGKGQKVQAGYRTPEAVRGKHPSGFEEVYVENTDDLEGVDGDREAVRIASAVGARKRERIEEEAEAQGVRVLNPTYEEVEVESND; this is translated from the coding sequence ATGGCTGACGACGAACAGGAATCGGCTGCAGACGAACCGCAGGAACTCGAAGACATCAGCGGCGTCGGCGCGAGCAAAGCGGACGCGCTTCGCGACGCCGGCTTCGAGTCCATCGAGGACGTCAAGGAAGCCGACCAGGACGACCTGGCGGAGGCCGACGGCGTCGGCAACGCACTCGCGGCCCGTATCAAGGCCGACGTGGGCGACCTCGAGGTCTCGGAGGAGACCGAAGCCGAGATCGAGGACGAGGCCGCCGAAGAGGAGGAACCCGAGGAAGACGTCGAGACCGAACTGCAGCCGCGCGGCCTGACCGAGAAGACGCCCGACCTCTCCGAGGACGAACAGCGTCTGCTCGATCGCCGTCGCAACGTGAGCAAGCCGCAGTTCAATCGACAGGACTACCACAAGAAAAAGCGGACGCCGGAATCCTGGCGTCGGCCGCGCGGACAGCTCTCGAAGCAGCGCAAGGGCGTCAAGGGCAAGGGCCAGAAGGTCCAGGCCGGATACCGCACGCCCGAGGCTGTCCGGGGGAAACACCCCAGCGGCTTCGAGGAGGTCTACGTCGAGAACACGGACGACCTCGAGGGCGTCGACGGCGATCGCGAGGCGGTGCGAATCGCCTCCGCCGTCGGTGCGCGCAAGCGCGAACGGATCGAAGAGGAGGCCGAGGCCCAGGGCGTCCGCGTCCTGAACCCGACCTACGAAGAAGTCGAGGTGGAATCCAATGACTGA
- a CDS encoding 30S ribosomal protein S3, translated as MADEHQFIENGLQRSQIDEFFAEELGRAGYGGMDVAKTPMGTQIVLKAEKPGMVIGKGGENIRKVTTALEEKFNLDDPQIDVQEVEEPDLNARIVADRLANALERGWYFRKAGHTTIDRIMEAGALGAEIVLSGKVTGARSRVEKFNRGYIKHNGEPAEEVVDHGQGVAVMKLGTIGVDVKIIPPGAELPDDFQIHEDLDPEEVVPDAVEANEAEGVEELLEGEPEAADEAEAEADVEEPADEAEPELEDDVEEVIEEEVEAGEDEEVEVPDESPVEEELDELEEDVEAEAEELVAEMEGDESDDEGGDA; from the coding sequence ATGGCTGACGAACACCAGTTCATCGAAAACGGCCTGCAGCGGTCCCAGATCGACGAGTTCTTCGCGGAAGAACTCGGCCGCGCGGGCTACGGTGGCATGGACGTCGCCAAGACGCCGATGGGAACCCAGATCGTCCTCAAGGCCGAGAAGCCGGGGATGGTCATCGGCAAAGGCGGCGAGAACATCCGGAAGGTCACGACGGCTCTCGAGGAGAAGTTCAACCTCGACGACCCGCAGATCGACGTGCAGGAGGTCGAAGAACCGGACCTCAACGCACGGATCGTCGCGGACCGACTGGCCAACGCCCTGGAGCGTGGCTGGTACTTCCGGAAGGCCGGTCACACGACGATCGATCGGATCATGGAAGCCGGCGCCCTCGGCGCCGAGATCGTCCTCTCCGGGAAGGTCACGGGCGCACGATCGCGCGTCGAGAAGTTCAACCGCGGCTACATCAAGCACAACGGCGAACCCGCCGAAGAGGTCGTCGACCACGGTCAGGGCGTCGCGGTCATGAAGCTCGGCACGATCGGTGTCGACGTCAAGATCATCCCGCCGGGAGCCGAACTGCCCGACGACTTCCAGATCCACGAGGATCTCGACCCCGAGGAAGTCGTTCCGGACGCCGTCGAGGCCAACGAGGCCGAGGGCGTCGAGGAACTGCTCGAGGGTGAACCCGAGGCGGCCGACGAAGCCGAAGCCGAGGCCGATGTCGAGGAACCGGCCGACGAGGCCGAACCCGAACTCGAGGACGACGTCGAAGAAGTCATCGAGGAAGAAGTCGAGGCCGGCGAAGACGAGGAGGTCGAAGTTCCCGACGAGTCGCCGGTCGAGGAGGAACTCGACGAACTCGAGGAAGACGTCGAAGCGGAAGCCGAGGAACTCGTCGCCGAGATGGAAGGCGACGAATCCGACGACGAGGGAGGTGACGCCTGA
- a CDS encoding 50S ribosomal protein L5 — MSEAETDFHEMREPRVEKVVVHMGVGRGGRELGKAEDIIEEITGQQSVRTQAKKTEPDFGIRQGDPIGTKVTLRDEDATDFLETSLPLADLSATQFDDTGNFSFGVEEHTEFPSQEYDPNVGIYGLDVTVNLVRPGYRVAKRDKATRPIPSSHRLTPEDAIAFVEATFDATVEESADE, encoded by the coding sequence ATGTCGGAAGCAGAAACCGACTTCCACGAGATGCGCGAACCGCGCGTCGAGAAGGTCGTCGTCCACATGGGCGTCGGTCGCGGTGGCCGCGAACTCGGGAAGGCCGAGGACATCATCGAGGAGATCACGGGCCAGCAGAGCGTCCGCACCCAGGCGAAAAAGACCGAACCCGATTTCGGCATTCGCCAGGGCGACCCGATCGGCACGAAGGTCACCCTTCGTGACGAGGACGCCACGGACTTCCTCGAAACGTCGCTGCCGCTCGCGGACCTCTCCGCGACGCAGTTCGACGATACCGGGAACTTCAGCTTCGGTGTCGAGGAGCACACCGAGTTCCCGAGCCAGGAGTACGACCCGAACGTCGGGATCTACGGGCTGGACGTCACCGTCAACCTGGTGCGTCCGGGCTACCGCGTGGCCAAGCGCGACAAGGCCACCCGACCGATTCCGTCGAGTCACCGCCTGACGCCCGAGGACGCGATCGCGTTCGTCGAGGCGACTTTCGACGCCACCGTGGAGGAGTCCGCAGATGAGTGA
- a CDS encoding uL15m family ribosomal protein, which translates to MTSKKRRQRGSRTHSGGSHKNRRGAGHRGGRGRAGRSKHEFHNYEPKGKHGFKRPHDIRDEVKEIDVQKLDEDAILYVADDLAEETDDGYSLDARDIVEDGHEADVVKVLGSGQVRNSLEVTADAFSDAAREKLEDAGGEAVVSERAQEDEDAEDDDAEPEQDED; encoded by the coding sequence ATGACGAGCAAAAAACGACGCCAGCGTGGATCGCGCACGCACAGCGGTGGCTCCCACAAGAATCGACGTGGTGCAGGTCACCGCGGTGGCCGCGGTCGCGCCGGGCGGAGCAAACACGAGTTCCACAACTACGAACCGAAAGGCAAGCACGGGTTCAAGCGACCACACGACATCCGGGACGAGGTCAAAGAGATCGACGTCCAGAAGCTAGACGAGGACGCGATCCTCTACGTCGCCGACGACCTCGCCGAGGAGACCGACGACGGCTACAGCCTCGACGCTCGCGACATCGTCGAGGACGGCCACGAGGCCGACGTCGTCAAGGTGCTCGGCTCCGGTCAGGTCCGCAACAGCCTCGAGGTAACGGCGGATGCGTTCTCCGACGCGGCTCGCGAGAAACTCGAGGACGCCGGCGGTGAGGCAGTCGTCTCGGAGCGAGCCCAGGAAGACGAGGACGCCGAGGACGACGACGCCGAACCCGAACAGGACGAGGACTAA
- the rpmD gene encoding 50S ribosomal protein L30 produces the protein MKAIVQVRGEVNRQQDVQDTLEMLNIHSVNHCALVPETDAYEGMIAKVNDYVAVGEPDADVLETVLEKRAEPLEGDQSDVDEEWLAEHTEYDDFGALAGALLDEETTLRDEGLSPTLRLHPPRGGHDGIKKPTVEGGQLGKHTTEQINDLLESMR, from the coding sequence ATGAAGGCGATCGTGCAGGTTCGCGGCGAAGTGAACCGCCAGCAGGACGTCCAGGACACGCTCGAGATGCTCAACATCCACAGCGTGAACCACTGCGCGCTGGTCCCCGAGACGGACGCCTACGAGGGGATGATCGCGAAGGTCAACGACTACGTCGCCGTCGGCGAACCCGACGCGGACGTCCTCGAGACGGTGCTCGAAAAGCGCGCCGAACCCCTCGAGGGCGACCAGTCCGACGTCGACGAGGAGTGGCTCGCCGAACACACCGAGTACGACGACTTCGGCGCGCTCGCCGGAGCACTGCTCGACGAGGAGACCACGCTTCGCGACGAGGGACTGTCCCCGACGCTGCGTCTCCACCCGCCGCGTGGCGGCCACGACGGCATCAAGAAGCCGACCGTCGAGGGCGGCCAACTCGGAAAACATACAACGGAGCAGATTAACGACCTGCTAGAATCGATGCGATAA
- a CDS encoding 50S ribosomal protein L22: MGINYSVDADPDATAKAMLRERHMSHKHSKEVAREIKGRTVEDAQAYLQDVIDEVQSVPFRSHNSGVGHRSDIEGWDAGRYPEKVSKAFLDLLENVESNADHQGFDGASMEIVHVAAHKVGESVGRKPRAMGRASSWNTPEVDVEIVVSEEDAEDEEGDS, translated from the coding sequence ATGGGAATCAACTACTCAGTCGACGCGGATCCGGACGCGACCGCGAAAGCGATGCTCCGGGAGCGTCACATGAGCCACAAGCACAGCAAGGAGGTCGCCCGCGAGATCAAGGGCCGAACCGTCGAAGACGCCCAGGCGTACCTGCAGGACGTGATCGACGAAGTGCAGTCGGTCCCGTTCCGCTCGCACAACAGCGGCGTCGGCCACCGATCGGATATCGAGGGCTGGGACGCCGGTCGCTACCCCGAGAAGGTCTCGAAGGCGTTCCTCGACCTCCTCGAGAACGTCGAATCCAACGCGGACCACCAGGGCTTCGACGGCGCGTCGATGGAGATCGTCCACGTCGCCGCCCACAAGGTCGGCGAGTCCGTGGGCCGCAAGCCCCGCGCGATGGGGCGGGCGAGTTCCTGGAACACGCCGGAAGTGGACGTCGAGATCGTCGTGAGCGAGGAAGACGCCGAGGACGAAGAAGGTGATAGCTAA
- the rpmC gene encoding 50S ribosomal protein L29 produces MAILHVEEIRDMTAAEREEELEELETELLNQKSVLAAGGAPENPGRIGELRRTIARIKTIQSEEGDFDEE; encoded by the coding sequence ATGGCGATCCTCCACGTCGAAGAGATCCGCGACATGACGGCCGCAGAGCGCGAGGAAGAGCTCGAAGAGCTCGAGACGGAACTGCTGAACCAGAAGTCCGTCCTCGCGGCCGGTGGGGCCCCGGAGAACCCGGGCCGGATCGGCGAACTGCGTCGCACGATCGCTCGGATCAAGACGATCCAGAGCGAGGAAGGCGATTTCGACGAGGAATAA
- a CDS encoding 50S ribosomal protein L14, giving the protein MEAMKADVTQGLKKGSLVTCADNTGARELKVISVSGYHGTKNRQPKAGLGDKVTVSVTKGTPEMRRQVLEAVIVRQRKSIRRPDGTRLKFEDNAAVIIDENEEPRGTEIKGPIAREVAERFGAIASTATMIV; this is encoded by the coding sequence ATGGAGGCGATGAAAGCCGACGTCACCCAGGGCCTGAAGAAGGGGTCGCTGGTCACGTGTGCCGACAACACCGGTGCGCGCGAACTGAAGGTCATCAGCGTCTCGGGCTACCACGGCACCAAGAACCGCCAGCCGAAGGCGGGACTCGGTGACAAGGTGACCGTCTCGGTCACGAAGGGGACCCCCGAGATGCGCCGCCAGGTCCTCGAGGCCGTCATCGTACGCCAGCGGAAATCGATCCGCCGGCCCGACGGCACGCGATTGAAGTTCGAGGACAACGCGGCCGTCATCATCGACGAGAACGAAGAGCCCCGCGGCACGGAGATCAAGGGACCGATCGCCCGCGAAGTCGCAGAGCGCTTCGGAGCAATCGCGTCCACCGCGACGATGATCGTATAG
- a CDS encoding 30S ribosomal protein S8 — translation MTGNDPLSNALSGLDNAESVGHLTHEVTPASNEIGSVLEVFYDRGYIDGFEYVDDGKAGQFEVELKGAINECGPVKPRYAAGADDFEKWEKRYLPARDFGALVVTTSSGIMSHYEAREQGIGGQVIAYVY, via the coding sequence ATGACCGGAAACGATCCACTCAGCAACGCGCTCTCCGGACTCGACAACGCGGAGAGCGTCGGTCATCTGACCCACGAGGTAACGCCCGCCTCGAACGAGATCGGCAGCGTACTCGAGGTCTTCTACGACCGCGGGTACATCGACGGCTTCGAGTACGTCGACGACGGTAAAGCCGGTCAGTTCGAGGTCGAACTGAAAGGAGCGATCAACGAGTGTGGCCCCGTCAAGCCCCGCTACGCCGCAGGCGCCGACGACTTCGAGAAGTGGGAGAAGCGCTATCTCCCCGCTCGAGACTTCGGTGCGCTCGTCGTGACGACGAGCAGCGGCATCATGAGCCACTACGAGGCTCGTGAGCAGGGGATCGGCGGCCAGGTGATCGCATACGTCTACTAA
- a CDS encoding 30S ribosomal protein S14: MSESETENDHTGEHAAKRTGQIEECQRCGRKQGLVGKYDINLCRQCFREIARDMGFKKYR; this comes from the coding sequence ATGAGTGAAAGCGAAACTGAAAACGATCACACGGGCGAGCACGCCGCAAAGCGCACCGGCCAGATCGAAGAGTGCCAGCGCTGTGGCCGCAAACAGGGACTCGTCGGCAAGTACGACATCAACCTGTGCCGGCAGTGCTTCCGCGAGATCGCCCGCGACATGGGATTCAAGAAGTACCGATAA
- the rplX gene encoding 50S ribosomal protein L24, translating to MTEQPHKQRTQTERAPLHERGKQLHATLSDELREEYDTRRTRVNAGDTVEVMRGDHAGETGEVIRAILEDGTIHVEDVTVETADGEEVPRPLDPSNVRITDLDLEDERREARLEGDTE from the coding sequence ATGACCGAGCAACCACACAAACAGCGAACCCAGACGGAGCGTGCCCCGCTGCACGAGCGAGGGAAGCAGCTTCACGCGACGCTGTCCGACGAACTCCGCGAGGAGTACGACACCCGACGCACCCGCGTCAACGCGGGCGACACCGTCGAGGTCATGCGCGGCGACCACGCCGGCGAGACCGGCGAGGTCATTCGTGCGATCCTCGAAGACGGGACGATCCACGTCGAGGACGTCACGGTCGAGACGGCCGACGGCGAAGAAGTGCCGCGCCCGCTCGACCCCTCGAACGTCCGCATCACGGACCTCGACCTCGAGGACGAGCGTCGCGAAGCACGGCTCGAAGGTGATACCGAATGA
- a CDS encoding 30S ribosomal protein S19, translating to MSQEYRTGREGEFTYRGHTLEELQDMELDEVAELLPARKRRSIQRGLSVEKEKLLEEARGKDEEETANAPIRTHLRDMPVLPEFVGLTFEVYNGQSFERVRIEPEMIGHYLGEFQLTRTSVEHGQAGIGATRSSKFVPLK from the coding sequence ATGAGTCAGGAGTACAGAACCGGCCGCGAAGGTGAGTTCACCTACCGTGGCCACACGCTCGAGGAGCTGCAGGACATGGAGCTCGACGAGGTCGCGGAACTGCTGCCCGCTCGCAAGCGGCGAAGTATCCAGCGCGGACTCTCCGTCGAGAAGGAGAAGCTTCTCGAGGAGGCCCGCGGGAAAGACGAGGAAGAGACCGCGAACGCGCCGATCCGGACCCACCTGCGCGACATGCCGGTGCTACCGGAGTTCGTCGGACTGACCTTCGAGGTCTACAACGGCCAGTCCTTCGAGCGCGTCCGCATCGAACCCGAGATGATCGGACACTATCTCGGCGAGTTCCAGCTGACCCGCACGTCCGTCGAACACGGACAGGCCGGGATCGGCGCGACTCGATCCTCGAAGTTCGTCCCACTGAAGTGA
- a CDS encoding 50S ribosomal protein L19e, giving the protein MTDLSAQKRLAADVLDVGENRVWLDPDAQADIAEAITRDEIRELVDEGRIQAEAAGGNSRGRARERNAKRAYGHQKGPGKRRGKKGARQNEKEEWQDKIRAQRRKLRELRDKGEITPTQYRQLYKKAGGGEFRSVRYLLNYIDDNYGDQ; this is encoded by the coding sequence ATGACTGATCTCTCCGCACAGAAACGACTGGCGGCCGACGTCCTCGACGTCGGCGAGAATCGGGTCTGGCTCGATCCCGACGCCCAGGCGGACATCGCCGAGGCGATCACTCGCGACGAGATCCGCGAACTCGTCGACGAGGGCCGCATCCAGGCCGAAGCGGCCGGCGGCAACTCCCGCGGTCGTGCCCGCGAGCGCAACGCGAAACGCGCCTACGGCCACCAGAAGGGGCCGGGCAAGCGCCGCGGCAAGAAGGGTGCACGCCAGAACGAGAAAGAGGAGTGGCAGGACAAGATTCGTGCACAGCGACGGAAACTCCGCGAACTCCGCGACAAGGGCGAGATCACGCCCACGCAGTACCGCCAGCTCTACAAGAAGGCCGGCGGTGGCGAGTTCCGGAGCGTCCGATACCTGTTGAACTACATCGACGACAACTACGGTGACCAGTAA
- a CDS encoding ribonuclease P protein component 1, translated as MPLTPETLPRHELNGLPVRIVESDDPSRVGIAGRVVIETTNTLSIEVRDNGESRVVMVPKSGSTFEFAITDDAADSAKGSGTASKLADTQPASSEDPDEADRAGGDAASCRGDGPSRDRPHAAGEDVAYVTVDGSRLLSRPARRTETNGDSPWQ; from the coding sequence ATGCCACTGACACCCGAGACGCTGCCGCGACACGAACTCAACGGCCTCCCCGTGCGGATCGTCGAGAGCGACGATCCCTCGCGGGTCGGCATAGCGGGGCGTGTCGTCATCGAGACGACGAACACCCTGTCGATCGAAGTTCGTGATAACGGCGAGTCTCGGGTCGTCATGGTCCCGAAATCGGGCTCGACGTTCGAGTTCGCGATCACAGATGACGCCGCCGACTCCGCGAAGGGGTCGGGGACCGCGTCCAAACTGGCCGACACTCAACCCGCCTCGTCCGAAGACCCGGACGAGGCGGACCGAGCTGGCGGCGATGCCGCCAGCTGTCGTGGTGACGGTCCCTCGCGGGACCGCCCCCACGCTGCCGGCGAGGACGTGGCCTACGTTACGGTCGATGGCTCGCGACTGCTCTCACGACCCGCCCGACGCACGGAAACGAATGGTGATTCACCATGGCAATAG
- a CDS encoding 50S ribosomal protein L18 — protein sequence MATGPRYNVPMRRRREVRTDYHQRLRLLKSGKPRLVARKSNKHTTAQLITPGPQGDETLASAHSGDLEEYGWEAPTSNISAAYLTGLLAGKRAVDAGLEEAVLDIGLNTATPGNKVFAVQEGAIDAGLEIPHNDSVLADWSRTRGEHVAEYAEQLDEPLYSGEFDATELPEHFDDVREAILE from the coding sequence ATGGCGACAGGACCACGATACAACGTTCCGATGCGACGTCGCCGTGAGGTCCGGACGGACTACCACCAGAGGTTGCGCCTGCTGAAATCGGGCAAACCACGCCTCGTGGCTCGCAAGAGCAACAAGCACACTACGGCGCAGCTGATCACTCCCGGACCTCAGGGAGACGAGACACTTGCAAGCGCACACTCCGGCGATCTCGAAGAGTACGGCTGGGAGGCCCCGACGAGTAACATCTCGGCGGCCTACCTGACCGGCCTGCTGGCCGGCAAACGAGCCGTCGACGCCGGCCTCGAGGAAGCGGTCCTCGACATCGGCCTCAACACGGCGACGCCCGGCAACAAGGTGTTCGCCGTCCAGGAAGGGGCGATCGACGCCGGACTCGAGATCCCGCACAACGACAGCGTACTCGCGGACTGGTCGCGTACCCGCGGCGAACACGTCGCCGAGTACGCCGAGCAGCTCGACGAACCGCTGTACAGCGGTGAGTTCGACGCGACCGAACTCCCAGAACACTTCGACGACGTACGAGAGGCGATTCTCGAATGA
- a CDS encoding 30S ribosomal protein S4e — MTNHQKRLSVPKSWPVERKTDVFTVKAGAGPHGEDGVPLVVLLRDVLGYVDSKKEARYALSEDAILVNGDPINDEQRPIGMFDIVAFPGREEYYRVFPDEGGRLALTEIDAEAAGSRLGKIEGKQQVPGGDTQLTLHDGTNVIVDDDEYSPNDSIVVDNDDKSIVAHFPYEEGALVTAVRGNHGGKIGEIDAIDVTPGSGPNTVGVSTDDGGFETIEEYVVVIDENFTEGDD, encoded by the coding sequence ATGACGAACCACCAGAAACGACTGTCAGTACCGAAGTCCTGGCCGGTCGAGCGAAAGACCGACGTCTTCACGGTCAAGGCCGGTGCCGGCCCGCACGGTGAGGACGGCGTCCCGCTCGTCGTCCTGCTGCGGGACGTGCTCGGCTACGTCGACTCGAAGAAGGAAGCACGATACGCCCTGAGCGAGGACGCGATCCTCGTCAACGGGGACCCGATCAACGACGAACAGCGCCCGATCGGCATGTTCGACATCGTCGCGTTCCCCGGACGCGAGGAGTACTACCGCGTCTTCCCCGACGAGGGCGGTCGGCTCGCGCTGACCGAGATCGACGCCGAGGCCGCCGGAAGCCGCCTCGGCAAGATCGAGGGCAAACAGCAGGTCCCGGGTGGCGACACCCAGTTGACACTGCACGACGGGACGAACGTCATCGTCGACGACGACGAGTACTCCCCGAACGACTCGATCGTCGTCGACAACGACGACAAGTCGATCGTCGCCCACTTCCCCTACGAGGAGGGAGCCCTGGTGACGGCCGTCCGTGGCAACCACGGCGGCAAGATCGGCGAGATCGACGCGATCGACGTCACGCCGGGCAGCGGTCCGAACACCGTCGGCGTCTCGACGGACGATGGCGGCTTCGAGACCATCGAGGAGTACGTCGTCGTGATCGACGAGAACTTCACGGAGGGTGACGACTGA